A single genomic interval of Gossypium raimondii isolate GPD5lz chromosome 11, ASM2569854v1, whole genome shotgun sequence harbors:
- the LOC105803837 gene encoding geranylgeranyl pyrophosphate synthase, chloroplastic: protein MASLNLGYWVQSYSMPNQVSSISKSFPLPRSLPFNPLTTQSSSTLKKVNFSSLPSITSVLTKEDIVKEEEQDPQKSSFDFNSYMLQKASAVNQALESAVSLRDPVKIHEAMRYSLLAGGKRVRPVLCLAACALVGGRESMAMPAACAVEMIHTMSLIHDDLPCMDNDDLRRGKPTNHKVFGEDIAVLAGDALLAFAFEHIAVSTVGVPPSRIVRAIGELAKAIGGEGLVAGQVVDIISEGLTDVGLDHLEFIHVHKTAALLEAAVVLGAIVGGGCDEEVEKLRKFARCIGLLFQVVDDILDVTKSSKELGKTAGKDLVADKVTYPKLMGIQKSKEFAEKLKTDAIELLQGFDPAKAAPLIALANYIAYRQN, encoded by the coding sequence ATGGCTTCATTGAATCTGGGTTATTGGGTTCAGTCTTACTCCATGCCTAACCAAGTTTCTTCCATATCCAAATCCTTTCCTTTACCTAGATCTCTTCCCTTCAATCCTCTCACAACTCAATCATCTTCTACCCTGAAAAAAGTGAACTTCTCTTCTCTTCCTTCCATTACCTCAGTCCTTACCAAAGAAGACATTGTCAAGGAAGAAGAACAAGACCCTCAAAAGTCAAGCTTTGATTTCAATTCCTACATGCTTCAAAAAGCAAGTGCAGTTAACCAAGCCTTGGAATCTGCTGTTTCACTCCGTGACCCTGTTAAAATCCACGAAGCAATGCGGTACTCCCTTTTAGCAGGTGGAAAAAGGGTACGTCCGGTGCTTTGTTTAGCAGCCTGTGCACTTGTTGGTGGCCGGGAATCCATGGCTATGCCCGCAGCTTGTGCTGTTGAAATGATCCACACCATGTCTTTAATCCACGATGATTTGCCTTGCATGGACAACGATGATCTTCGTAgaggaaaaccaaccaaccacaAAGTTTTTGGTGAGGATATAGCTGTGTTAGCAGGGGATGCTCTTTTAGCTTTTGCTTTTGAACATATAGCTGTTTCTACAGTTGGTGTTCCGCCTTCCAGGATTGTAAGAGCTATTGGGGAATTAGCCAAAGCTATTGGAGGGGAGGGGTTGGTGGCTGGTCAAGTCGTGGACATAATTAGTGAGGGGCTAACAGATGTGGGATTGGATCATTTAGAATTCATTCATGTTCACAAAACTGCTGCTTTGCTCGAAGCGGCTGTGGTTTTGGGCGCCATTGTTGGAGGTGGATGTGATGAGGAGGTGGAAAAGTTAAGGAAATTCGCAAGGTGCATTGGGCTTTTGTTTCAGGTTGTGGATGACATTCTTGATGTAACCAAGTCGTCTAAGGAATTAGGGAAGACTGCAGGGAAAGATTTGGTGGCTGATAAAGTGACTTATCCAAAGTTGATGGGGATACAGAAATCAAAGGAGTTTGCTGAGAAGTTGAAGACTGATGCGATAGAGTTGCTTCAAGGATTTGACCCTGCCAAAGCTGCTCCTTTGATTGCTTTGGCTAATTATATAGCTTACAGGCAAAACTAA